In Paenibacillus algicola, a genomic segment contains:
- a CDS encoding YlxQ family RNA-binding protein: MNNKALSSLGLAMRAGKVVTGDEIVLKAIRSSEAKIVLLAGDASDNTKKKFRDKCGSYNIPLVIGFDRESLGTSVGKPERVVLAVTDQGFAEMISKKLEVMSEVEYIE, from the coding sequence ATGAACAATAAAGCATTGTCCAGCTTAGGATTGGCGATGCGGGCGGGCAAAGTGGTTACCGGCGATGAGATCGTGCTCAAAGCCATCCGGTCTTCTGAAGCAAAAATAGTCCTTCTGGCGGGTGACGCCTCAGATAATACAAAAAAGAAGTTCCGCGATAAATGCGGTTCTTACAACATCCCTCTGGTAATCGGATTTGACCGGGAAAGTCTGGGCACAAGCGTAGGTAAACCTGAACGGGTTGTGCTGGCCGTTACGGATCAAGGATTCGCAGAAATGATCTCCAAGAAATTGGAGGTAATGTCGGAGGTGGAGTATATTGAGTAA
- the rnpM gene encoding RNase P modulator RnpM — MKQRKIPLRKCVACQEMMPKKQLIRVVRTPEDAVLIDLTGKKSGRGAYLCGKLSCFKLAHKNKALDRALKAPVHSDIYEQLAQDFTQVEEEFLAQKDREPDEQ; from the coding sequence GTGAAACAGAGAAAAATACCGCTTCGCAAATGTGTAGCTTGTCAGGAAATGATGCCCAAAAAGCAGCTGATTCGTGTCGTTAGAACGCCTGAAGACGCAGTGCTGATCGACCTGACTGGCAAAAAGTCGGGAAGAGGCGCTTATTTGTGCGGAAAGCTGTCCTGCTTCAAGCTGGCACACAAGAATAAAGCGCTCGATCGTGCCTTGAAGGCGCCGGTGCACAGTGATATTTACGAGCAGCTGGCGCAGGATTTTACGCAGGTGGAAGAAGAATTTCTGGCACAAAAGGACCGTGAGCCTGATGAACAATAA
- the nusA gene encoding transcription termination factor NusA, translating into MSMDFIEAMNELERDKGISKDVLFEAIEAALISSYKRNFNTAQNVRVDMNRNTGVIKVYARKLVVEEVLDPRTEISLPAARDINAHFQLDDVAEIEVTPRDFGRIAAQTAKQVVTQRIREAERGLIYSAFIDKEEDIVTGTLQRQDLRNIYIDLGKIEAALPLTELMPNEKFKHGDRIKAYITKVENTTKGPQIILSRTHPGLLKRLFELEVPEIFDGVVEIKSVAREAGFRSKIAVYSRNEEVDPVGSCVGPKGMRVQTIVNELRGEKIDIVRYSENVEEYVANALSPSKVLEVQVFEDEKMARVIVPDYQLSLAIGIKGQNARLAAKLTGWKIDIKSESQAEQEYGRPKTLTGEMHQDSVSVD; encoded by the coding sequence ATGAGTATGGATTTTATTGAAGCGATGAACGAGTTGGAGAGAGATAAGGGGATCAGCAAGGATGTGCTGTTTGAAGCCATTGAGGCCGCGCTGATTTCCAGCTACAAGAGAAACTTCAACACGGCTCAGAACGTGAGAGTGGATATGAACCGCAATACGGGGGTAATCAAGGTATATGCCCGCAAGCTGGTAGTGGAAGAGGTTCTGGATCCGCGCACGGAAATTTCGCTGCCGGCCGCGCGTGATATTAACGCGCATTTCCAATTGGACGATGTGGCCGAGATTGAAGTCACACCTCGTGACTTTGGACGGATCGCTGCGCAAACAGCGAAGCAGGTCGTCACCCAGCGTATCCGTGAAGCCGAGCGCGGCTTGATTTACAGCGCCTTTATCGATAAGGAAGAGGATATCGTGACCGGTACGCTGCAGCGTCAGGATCTTCGCAATATCTACATTGATTTAGGTAAGATTGAAGCTGCCCTGCCGCTGACCGAGCTAATGCCGAATGAGAAATTCAAGCATGGCGATCGCATCAAGGCTTACATTACCAAGGTCGAGAACACGACCAAGGGTCCTCAGATTATTCTTTCCAGAACACATCCCGGCCTGCTGAAGCGCTTGTTCGAGCTGGAGGTTCCGGAAATCTTCGACGGTGTGGTCGAGATCAAATCGGTTGCGCGTGAAGCCGGCTTCCGTTCCAAGATCGCGGTATATTCCCGCAACGAAGAGGTTGATCCGGTAGGCTCCTGCGTAGGTCCCAAGGGCATGCGTGTACAGACCATCGTGAACGAGCTGCGCGGCGAGAAGATTGATATTGTTCGCTATTCCGAGAACGTCGAGGAATACGTGGCCAATGCGCTTAGCCCATCCAAGGTGCTGGAGGTACAGGTGTTTGAAGACGAGAAGATGGCACGCGTGATCGTTCCTGATTATCAGCTGTCGCTGGCGATCGGAATCAAGGGCCAGAATGCACGTCTTGCTGCCAAGCTGACAGGCTGGAAGATCGATATCAAGAGCGAGAGCCAAGCGGAGCAGGAGTACGGCAGACCCAAGACCTTGACCGGCGAGATGCATCAGGATTCCGTCTCCGTCGACTAG
- the rimP gene encoding ribosome maturation factor RimP, which yields MSTSKIKSTVEEMVQPYLEEHGFELVDVEYVKEGSNWFLRVFVDKDGGIDIDDCGLISEYLSQKLDENDPVPTAYFLEVSSPGAERPLKKKEDVAKAVGKHVFVTVYEALGGSKEFEGKLISFENEELEIQTARKTYAIPYDKVASARLAIIF from the coding sequence TTGAGCACATCAAAGATTAAAAGTACTGTAGAAGAAATGGTGCAGCCGTATTTGGAAGAACACGGCTTTGAACTGGTAGATGTGGAATATGTGAAAGAAGGAAGCAATTGGTTTTTACGCGTATTTGTTGATAAGGATGGAGGCATCGATATCGATGACTGCGGCTTGATCAGTGAATACCTGAGCCAGAAGCTGGATGAGAACGATCCGGTTCCGACCGCTTACTTCCTGGAGGTGTCCTCACCGGGGGCCGAGCGTCCATTGAAGAAGAAAGAGGATGTCGCCAAGGCTGTGGGCAAGCATGTATTTGTCACGGTGTATGAAGCTCTGGGCGGCAGCAAGGAGTTTGAAGGCAAGCTCATTTCTTTTGAGAATGAGGAGCTTGAAATCCAAACCGCCAGAAAAACTTACGCGATTCCATATGATAAAGTTGCCAGTGCGAGACTGGCCATCATTTTTTAG
- a CDS encoding PolC-type DNA polymerase III — MGTADIKEKRNRFELLMRQGEVPAGLVDPYFLDGIIEKVEISQENREWLITLHKDSLVPAEVYRSFCLRIQEKLNHIAKIRFQFVYQGSVTPAEVIQEYWRLFLEWVHRQIPSVNGWMARASHELNDGLLTVQMPDSMALELARKKQIDEALMTFFKQYFALELRVKLQLGEQQDQAALAEFEQKKREEEREVIERMMSTLEADPLPEEEEGEVRLQIGYDIKDHPVSIQNIQDEEKKITIQGTIFGLDRKELRNGSTLFTYNVTDFSDSLQMKMFAKTKDDLKVMSLLENGKWVKARGRVEYDRFMQVPELVMMPSDLVEVKAPAARKDQAELKRVEFHLHTTMSTMDAVTPIDKYVKTAAAWGHKAIAVSDHGGVQCFPDADKHAKKNGIKMIYGIEANVVNDAVNVVEQAKPLELHHATYVVFDIETTGLSITQNKITELAAVKMQEGKEIDRYATFVNPHEKIPYHIQQLTNITDEMVKDAPDLEPVLEEFVKFVGDAVLVAHNARFDMGFIQASLKNAGMNTLDNPYLDTLELARMLHPGMKNHRLNTLADKYKVLLESHHRAIDDTIALAGILNGLLSDVEKLKGIKMLDRLNDYVGTDLSNTRPFHCGIYAQNMIGKKNLYKLVSMSHTQHFKRVPCIPKSKLVEMRDGLIILSGCEKGEFFESVLNKTVEEAEEVAQFYDVLEVQPLTMYMHLVDKGLVGSPEELKTAVQKIIAIGEKLDKPVIATGNVHYLEPRDKLFRDITIHGITGFSPLKDLRKPDAHFRTTQEMLDEFQYLGAEKAFEIVVKNTNDLADRFEEIELFPSKLFTPILDGADEEIRNTCYETAKSIYGEDLPEVVVARLEKELEPIIKYGFSANYLISEKLVKKSNQDGYLVGSRGSVGSSVVATFLGISEVNPLPAHYICLDKECKHSEWFLDGSVPSGFDLPDKACPKCGGRLKGEGQDIPFETFLGFKGDKVPDIDLNFSGEYQPEAHNYTKVMFGEKNVFRAGTIGTVAEKTAFGFAKKYEEEHQKRWRGAELNRLAGGCTGVKRSTGQHPGGIVVVPDYMEVEDITPVQFPADDVKAEWKTTHFDYHAFDANLLKLDILGHDDPTMMRMLQDLTGVDPTTIPMNDPKVMSMFNSTEALGVTPEQIRSPVATYGVPEMGTKFVRQMLIESQPSSFADLLQISGLSHGTGVWLGNAQELIKNGTCNIKTVIGCRDDIMLFLIYKAGMDASLAFKITESVRKGKGLSQEWIDEMKRCKVPQWYIDSCLKIQYMFPKAHAAAYVISAVRTAYFKLYYPIEYYATYFSVRAEDFDIELCCQGYDAIHKRIIEIEQLGFQASTKEKSMLSILEMALEMTARGFTFKNIDLYRSDALRFTVEGDCLIPPFSALQGIGDNAARNIAAAKEQGEFLSIEDFQQKSKASKTAVELLTQMGCFRGLPESNQLSLF; from the coding sequence ATGGGCACAGCGGACATAAAGGAAAAAAGAAACAGGTTTGAGCTATTGATGAGGCAGGGCGAGGTGCCGGCCGGCTTGGTGGATCCGTATTTTTTGGACGGAATCATTGAGAAGGTTGAGATCTCGCAAGAAAACCGGGAGTGGCTGATCACCTTGCACAAAGACAGCTTGGTGCCTGCTGAGGTATATCGGTCCTTCTGTCTTCGTATTCAGGAGAAGCTGAATCATATTGCAAAAATCCGGTTTCAATTCGTGTATCAGGGATCAGTAACACCAGCTGAGGTGATTCAGGAGTATTGGCGGCTGTTTCTGGAGTGGGTACACCGCCAAATCCCGTCCGTGAACGGATGGATGGCGCGGGCAAGCCATGAGCTGAATGACGGGCTGCTGACTGTTCAGATGCCCGATAGCATGGCGCTGGAGCTGGCACGGAAGAAGCAGATCGACGAGGCGCTGATGACCTTTTTCAAGCAATATTTCGCACTGGAGCTCAGGGTGAAGCTGCAGCTGGGTGAACAGCAGGATCAAGCCGCCCTGGCCGAGTTTGAGCAGAAGAAGCGGGAGGAAGAGCGGGAAGTCATTGAGCGCATGATGTCCACGCTGGAGGCAGACCCGCTGCCGGAGGAAGAAGAAGGAGAGGTAAGGCTGCAGATTGGCTATGACATTAAGGATCATCCGGTGTCCATTCAGAATATTCAGGATGAAGAGAAGAAGATTACGATTCAAGGTACCATCTTCGGGCTGGACCGTAAAGAGCTTCGTAATGGCAGCACACTGTTTACGTATAATGTGACCGACTTCAGCGACTCCCTCCAGATGAAAATGTTTGCCAAAACTAAGGATGACCTCAAGGTCATGAGTCTGCTGGAGAACGGCAAGTGGGTTAAAGCACGGGGACGGGTGGAGTATGACCGGTTTATGCAGGTGCCCGAGCTGGTCATGATGCCGTCGGATCTGGTGGAGGTGAAGGCTCCTGCTGCACGTAAAGATCAAGCGGAGCTCAAGCGGGTAGAATTTCATCTCCATACGACAATGAGCACGATGGATGCTGTTACTCCGATCGATAAGTATGTCAAAACAGCAGCAGCCTGGGGGCATAAAGCGATTGCGGTCAGCGATCATGGCGGGGTCCAGTGCTTTCCCGATGCAGACAAGCATGCCAAGAAGAATGGCATCAAAATGATCTACGGCATTGAGGCGAACGTCGTAAATGACGCGGTCAACGTAGTCGAGCAGGCCAAGCCTTTGGAATTGCATCATGCCACCTATGTTGTATTTGATATCGAGACGACCGGCTTATCCATCACGCAGAACAAAATTACGGAGCTTGCCGCCGTAAAAATGCAGGAGGGTAAGGAAATTGACCGCTATGCTACCTTCGTAAATCCGCACGAGAAAATTCCGTACCATATCCAGCAGCTGACGAACATTACTGATGAAATGGTCAAGGATGCTCCGGATCTGGAGCCTGTGCTGGAGGAGTTCGTGAAGTTCGTAGGCGATGCGGTGCTGGTTGCGCACAATGCGAGATTCGATATGGGCTTCATTCAGGCTTCCTTGAAAAATGCCGGCATGAATACGCTGGATAATCCGTACCTGGATACGCTGGAGCTGGCCCGGATGCTGCATCCCGGCATGAAGAACCACCGGCTGAACACGCTGGCTGACAAATACAAGGTGCTCCTCGAAAGTCATCACAGGGCCATTGATGACACTATAGCGCTCGCGGGTATCCTCAATGGATTGCTGTCTGATGTTGAGAAGCTGAAGGGCATCAAGATGCTGGACCGACTGAACGATTATGTCGGTACGGATCTAAGTAATACGAGACCGTTCCACTGCGGCATTTACGCCCAAAACATGATCGGGAAGAAAAACCTGTACAAGCTCGTATCCATGTCGCATACTCAGCATTTTAAGCGGGTGCCGTGCATTCCAAAGTCAAAGCTGGTCGAGATGAGGGACGGTTTGATTATTCTCTCCGGGTGCGAGAAGGGCGAATTTTTTGAATCGGTACTGAACAAGACTGTAGAGGAAGCAGAGGAGGTTGCCCAGTTCTATGATGTGCTGGAGGTGCAGCCGCTGACGATGTACATGCACCTTGTGGACAAGGGACTGGTCGGCAGTCCGGAAGAGCTGAAAACAGCGGTCCAAAAAATTATCGCCATTGGAGAAAAGCTGGATAAGCCCGTCATTGCTACCGGGAACGTTCATTATCTAGAGCCTCGGGACAAGCTGTTCCGCGACATTACGATCCATGGCATTACCGGCTTCAGCCCGCTGAAGGATCTTCGAAAGCCGGATGCCCATTTCCGCACGACCCAGGAGATGCTGGATGAATTTCAATATTTGGGAGCAGAGAAGGCCTTTGAGATTGTCGTCAAAAATACCAACGATCTGGCAGACCGCTTCGAAGAAATCGAGCTGTTTCCGAGCAAGCTGTTTACACCAATTCTGGACGGAGCAGACGAGGAAATCCGCAACACCTGCTATGAAACCGCGAAGTCTATCTATGGAGAGGATCTGCCGGAGGTTGTGGTCGCCCGTTTGGAGAAGGAGCTGGAGCCTATCATCAAATACGGCTTCTCTGCGAACTATCTAATTTCCGAGAAGCTCGTTAAAAAATCAAACCAGGACGGATACTTGGTCGGCTCCAGGGGCTCTGTAGGGTCCTCTGTAGTAGCTACCTTCCTAGGCATTTCCGAGGTTAATCCGTTGCCTGCGCACTATATCTGTCTGGATAAAGAATGCAAGCACAGCGAGTGGTTCCTGGACGGCAGTGTCCCGAGCGGCTTCGATTTGCCGGATAAGGCTTGTCCGAAGTGCGGAGGGCGATTGAAGGGCGAAGGGCAGGATATTCCGTTTGAGACCTTCCTTGGCTTTAAGGGAGATAAGGTGCCGGATATAGACTTGAACTTCTCCGGCGAATATCAGCCTGAAGCGCATAACTACACGAAGGTCATGTTCGGTGAGAAAAATGTGTTCCGAGCGGGAACCATTGGTACCGTTGCGGAAAAAACCGCCTTCGGCTTTGCCAAGAAATATGAGGAAGAGCATCAGAAGCGCTGGCGCGGCGCTGAGTTGAACCGGCTGGCCGGCGGCTGTACCGGCGTTAAGCGCAGCACCGGCCAGCATCCGGGCGGGATCGTGGTTGTGCCGGATTATATGGAGGTTGAAGATATTACCCCCGTCCAGTTTCCGGCGGATGACGTCAAGGCGGAATGGAAGACCACGCATTTCGATTATCATGCCTTTGATGCCAATTTATTGAAGCTGGATATTCTGGGCCACGATGATCCAACGATGATGCGGATGCTGCAGGATTTGACTGGCGTAGATCCGACAACGATTCCAATGAATGATCCCAAGGTTATGAGCATGTTTAACTCTACAGAAGCGCTGGGTGTAACTCCGGAGCAGATTCGCTCTCCGGTAGCAACCTATGGGGTGCCGGAGATGGGTACCAAGTTCGTTCGGCAAATGCTGATTGAATCGCAGCCATCAAGCTTTGCCGATCTGCTGCAAATATCAGGATTGTCCCACGGAACGGGCGTGTGGCTCGGCAATGCGCAGGAGCTGATCAAGAATGGAACTTGTAACATCAAGACGGTTATCGGCTGCCGTGACGATATTATGCTATTCTTGATTTACAAGGCAGGGATGGATGCCAGTCTGGCGTTTAAGATTACGGAAAGTGTACGTAAGGGCAAGGGATTGTCGCAGGAATGGATCGATGAGATGAAGCGCTGCAAGGTACCGCAGTGGTACATTGATTCCTGTCTTAAAATTCAGTACATGTTTCCGAAGGCCCATGCGGCCGCATATGTCATCTCGGCCGTGCGTACGGCTTACTTCAAGCTGTACTACCCGATCGAGTATTATGCCACGTATTTCTCAGTCCGGGCAGAGGACTTTGACATTGAGCTGTGCTGTCAGGGCTATGATGCCATTCACAAGCGGATTATCGAGATTGAGCAGCTGGGATTCCAGGCAAGTACCAAGGAGAAGAGCATGCTTTCCATACTGGAGATGGCTCTGGAAATGACGGCTCGCGGGTTCACCTTCAAGAACATTGACCTGTACCGCTCTGACGCACTTCGCTTTACGGTTGAAGGCGACTGCCTGATTCCGCCGTTCTCCGCCCTGCAGGGAATTGGTGATAACGCGGCCCGTAACATCGCTGCGGCTAAGGAGCAGGGAGAGTTCTTATCCATTGAGGATTTCCAGCAGAAGTCTAAGGCAAGTAAGACGGCGGTGGAGCTGTTGACACAGATGGGCTGCTTCCGCGGACTGCCGGAGAGCAATCAGCTTTCCCTGTTCTAG
- the proS gene encoding proline--tRNA ligase — protein MSKDKAFVTEITPQGEDFSRWYIDVIKKADLMDYSPVRGCIVFKPDGYEIWEHIKEELDRRFKETGHRNAYFPLFIPESFFQKEKEHVEGFNPELPWVTEAGGEKLEERLAIRPTSETMIGHMYSKWIQSYRDLPVLINQWANVVRWEKRTMPFLRTSEFLWQEGHTAHETEEEARQETMQMLDIYTEFVENILAIPVIKGQKTPSEKFAGAVDTYSIEAMMKDGRAVQAGTSHYMGTNFSKAFEIQYLNRENTLEFAHTTSWGVSTRLIGSLIMVHGDDRGLALPPKVAPTQVIMVPIGPPKTWDAVVERTDELYRELRAAGVRVRVDDNKDARPGWKFNEYEMRGVPVRLEIGPRDMENGVCVLVSRITGEKKIIQQSDLVQEVQDMLEQVHQEMFARAKQFREDHFYDVDTLDQMKESMEEKRGFTLAGWCGSEACEDTVKQETGATSRNIPFQAAQHKTHCLVCKEQAKHTVLFAKAY, from the coding sequence ATGTCAAAGGATAAAGCGTTTGTGACCGAAATTACGCCGCAGGGAGAGGATTTTTCCCGCTGGTATATTGATGTCATCAAAAAAGCAGATTTAATGGACTACTCGCCGGTACGCGGCTGTATTGTCTTCAAGCCGGACGGCTACGAAATCTGGGAGCATATTAAGGAAGAGCTGGATCGCCGATTCAAGGAAACCGGTCACCGCAACGCATACTTCCCTCTTTTCATTCCCGAGAGCTTCTTTCAGAAGGAAAAAGAGCACGTTGAAGGCTTTAATCCGGAATTGCCTTGGGTTACAGAAGCCGGTGGCGAGAAGCTGGAGGAGCGCCTGGCAATTCGTCCGACCTCGGAAACGATGATCGGCCATATGTACTCCAAGTGGATTCAATCCTATCGTGATCTGCCGGTGCTCATTAATCAATGGGCCAACGTCGTTCGATGGGAGAAGCGGACAATGCCTTTCCTCCGTACGAGTGAATTCCTCTGGCAGGAAGGACATACTGCCCATGAAACCGAGGAAGAAGCGCGTCAGGAAACGATGCAAATGCTGGACATCTACACGGAGTTTGTGGAGAATATCCTTGCTATTCCGGTTATCAAGGGCCAGAAGACGCCGTCCGAGAAATTTGCGGGTGCTGTGGATACGTATTCTATCGAAGCGATGATGAAGGACGGACGTGCTGTTCAGGCGGGAACGTCCCACTATATGGGGACCAATTTCTCTAAAGCGTTCGAAATTCAATACTTGAACCGTGAGAACACACTTGAGTTTGCCCATACGACCTCCTGGGGAGTGAGCACGCGCTTGATCGGCTCTCTTATTATGGTGCACGGTGATGACCGCGGACTGGCATTGCCGCCGAAGGTAGCGCCAACCCAGGTCATTATGGTGCCGATCGGCCCTCCAAAAACCTGGGATGCTGTCGTCGAGCGTACGGACGAGCTGTATCGTGAGCTGAGAGCAGCCGGAGTGCGCGTTCGGGTCGACGATAATAAGGACGCTCGTCCAGGCTGGAAATTTAACGAATATGAAATGCGCGGCGTACCTGTTCGTCTGGAAATCGGACCTCGCGATATGGAGAACGGAGTCTGCGTTCTGGTCTCCCGCATTACCGGTGAGAAGAAAATCATTCAGCAAAGTGATCTGGTCCAGGAGGTTCAGGATATGCTGGAGCAGGTACATCAGGAAATGTTTGCACGTGCGAAGCAATTCCGGGAAGACCATTTCTATGATGTAGATACGCTGGATCAAATGAAGGAAAGCATGGAAGAAAAGCGGGGCTTTACGCTTGCCGGCTGGTGCGGCTCTGAAGCCTGCGAGGATACGGTAAAGCAGGAAACCGGAGCGACAAGCCGGAATATACCATTCCAAGCAGCTCAGCACAAAACACACTGTCTGGTTTGCAAAGAGCAGGCAAAACATACCGTCCTGTTCGCAAAAGCTTACTAG
- the rseP gene encoding RIP metalloprotease RseP yields the protein MVQVVFLTVLMFFVIVTVHEWGHYYFAKRAGILVREFAIGFGPKLFSYKRNETQFTLRLLPFGGYARMAGEDPELVEIQPGQTIAVRLDKDQKVKRIYLDQLDTRKNVLRGEVQFIDLEERLSLRLDVDGELQQYEVHPQAMMVAKGTETQIAPKNRQFGSKTVGQRSLAIFAGPLMNFLLAFVLFALHIQMAGIPIENPTYVQIGEITKGMPADEADLREGDIIETINGTAIGPDYAKMIELIAASKDKAMDWTVRRGDEVFNVTLTPRSMEGQEGGKVGIIPELPSRSAGFGETVGGAGNAMVDTTGIIFQGFRQLIQQFNMDDLGGPVRTFEVTGQIAKQGIEQLTYWAAILSLYLGIFNLLPIPALDGSRLIFLGVEALRGKPIDPNREGMVHFVGFAMLFLLMIAVTYNDILRLING from the coding sequence ATGGTTCAGGTTGTTTTTTTGACGGTGCTGATGTTTTTCGTCATCGTCACGGTGCACGAGTGGGGACATTATTATTTCGCCAAGCGCGCCGGGATATTGGTACGTGAATTTGCGATTGGTTTCGGTCCGAAACTGTTCTCGTATAAACGTAATGAAACTCAGTTTACGCTGCGGCTGCTGCCGTTTGGGGGCTACGCCCGCATGGCCGGGGAGGACCCGGAGCTGGTTGAGATTCAACCGGGGCAGACGATTGCCGTTCGACTGGACAAGGACCAGAAGGTAAAGCGGATTTATCTGGATCAGCTGGACACCCGCAAGAATGTGCTGCGCGGGGAAGTTCAATTCATTGATCTGGAGGAGCGCTTGTCGCTGCGTCTGGACGTAGACGGAGAGCTTCAGCAATATGAGGTGCATCCTCAAGCCATGATGGTAGCCAAAGGCACAGAGACGCAGATTGCACCAAAGAACCGTCAGTTTGGCAGCAAGACGGTGGGACAGCGATCGCTGGCGATCTTTGCCGGACCGCTGATGAACTTTTTGCTGGCCTTTGTGCTCTTTGCTCTCCATATCCAGATGGCAGGAATTCCGATTGAGAATCCGACATATGTACAGATCGGCGAGATTACAAAAGGGATGCCGGCTGACGAGGCGGATTTGCGTGAGGGAGATATCATTGAAACGATTAACGGTACGGCTATCGGACCCGATTACGCCAAGATGATCGAGCTGATTGCCGCATCGAAGGACAAGGCGATGGATTGGACCGTGCGCCGGGGGGATGAAGTGTTCAATGTGACGCTGACACCGCGCTCCATGGAAGGCCAGGAAGGCGGCAAAGTCGGCATCATACCAGAGCTTCCCAGCCGCTCAGCCGGCTTTGGCGAGACCGTTGGCGGGGCAGGAAATGCAATGGTGGATACCACCGGCATTATTTTTCAAGGGTTCCGCCAATTAATTCAGCAGTTTAATATGGATGATCTTGGCGGTCCGGTGCGCACCTTTGAGGTGACGGGTCAAATTGCGAAGCAGGGCATTGAGCAGCTGACCTATTGGGCAGCCATTCTCTCTCTGTACCTGGGCATCTTCAATCTGCTTCCGATTCCTGCGCTTGACGGAAGCCGCCTGATTTTTTTGGGAGTGGAGGCGCTGCGAGGCAAGCCGATTGATCCCAACCGGGAAGGCATGGTCCACTTCGTAGGCTTTGCTATGCTGTTCCTGTTGATGATTGCTGTAACCTATAACGATATTTTACGCCTGATTAACGGGTAG
- a CDS encoding 1-deoxy-D-xylulose-5-phosphate reductoisomerase, translated as MKKISVLGSTGSIGTQTLDVVASYPEHFQIEGLAAGNNIELLLRQVQEFKPKKVSVSTQELADRIANDLPAGTKLYYGSEGMIEVGAGSEADTVVTAVVGSMGLPSTLAAIDAGKSIGLANKETLVTAGHLVTARAREKGVSLLPIDSEHSAIFQCLNGERMEDIDFITLTASGGSFRHLSRDELKNVTVEDALKHPNWSMGSKITIDSATMVNKGLEVIEAHWLFGLPYDSIKVLLHPESIVHSFVQFRDSSIMAQLGNPDMRVPIQYALTYPERWHSASPQLSLAEAGKLHFKEMDFERFPCLKLAYECGRIGGTATTVFNAANEVAVSRFLNRGIAFLDIERIIEAVLDQHESIAEPSLETIAHSDAWARKVAAEI; from the coding sequence ATGAAGAAAATCAGCGTGCTCGGTTCCACGGGCTCGATCGGAACACAAACCCTGGATGTTGTCGCTAGCTACCCCGAGCATTTTCAAATCGAGGGCCTGGCTGCCGGAAACAATATTGAGCTGCTGCTGCGCCAGGTGCAGGAATTTAAACCGAAGAAGGTATCCGTATCCACGCAAGAGCTGGCTGATCGTATCGCTAACGATCTTCCGGCAGGCACCAAGCTCTATTACGGCAGCGAGGGTATGATTGAGGTGGGCGCCGGGAGTGAAGCGGATACGGTCGTGACCGCGGTGGTAGGCAGCATGGGGCTGCCTTCCACGCTGGCTGCAATTGATGCCGGCAAAAGCATCGGTCTTGCGAACAAGGAAACGCTGGTGACCGCAGGCCATCTTGTAACGGCACGGGCGCGAGAGAAGGGTGTGTCTCTGCTTCCTATTGACAGTGAACATTCTGCCATCTTTCAGTGCCTGAATGGCGAGCGGATGGAAGATATTGATTTCATCACCTTGACTGCATCCGGCGGCTCGTTTCGACATTTAAGCCGGGATGAGCTTAAAAATGTCACTGTGGAGGATGCGCTGAAGCATCCTAACTGGTCTATGGGCTCCAAAATAACGATTGATTCGGCAACGATGGTGAACAAAGGGCTTGAAGTGATCGAGGCGCATTGGCTGTTTGGACTGCCCTATGATTCGATCAAGGTGCTGCTGCATCCCGAAAGCATTGTCCACTCCTTCGTTCAATTCCGCGACTCCAGCATTATGGCTCAACTGGGGAATCCGGATATGAGAGTTCCGATTCAGTACGCCTTGACGTATCCGGAGCGCTGGCACTCAGCCTCGCCGCAGTTATCCCTGGCTGAAGCCGGGAAGCTGCATTTCAAAGAGATGGACTTCGAACGTTTTCCTTGCTTAAAGCTGGCCTATGAATGTGGTAGAATAGGGGGTACGGCAACGACCGTATTTAACGCAGCCAACGAGGTTGCGGTGTCCCGTTTCTTGAACCGCGGCATAGCCTTCCTTGATATTGAAAGAATCATTGAAGCTGTGCTGGATCAGCATGAATCCATTGCTGAGCCTTCGCTAGAGACCATTGCCCACAGTGATGCATGGGCCCGAAAAGTGGCTGCTGAAATCTAG